The following are encoded in a window of Flavobacterium sp. WC2421 genomic DNA:
- a CDS encoding phosphatase PAP2 family protein — protein sequence MKNRNIKIIRNSLFVLLLTITYSCSNDITESNEQYATLNPKSNDELAGNWKTILLTAPDEFQLDAPIAANTPAFNREINEIKSYQENITEDQKRIIKYWSVGGVLRWNEIMRTLVARHNRPPYQNEDGTYPVPSGANPFANPQFPFSSPPYAARSYAYVSAAQYDALIATWYYKKLYNRAAPFAVDTNLQVLIPKSTLPSYPSEDAVLAGVTVELLKLLFPTEIAYIDGKAEEEKLYRIISGANVRSDIDAGISLGRKIAGKFISKATSDGTGAAIGTPEIWKSLENQAVAKGEIPWKSLEFPARPPMLPLFGKVKSFFMTPEMVVANRPIAPPSTQSPQFAKELAEIKDFSKNPTRKNMAIVSFWADGVGTYTPPGHWNAIATEAFVQENYSEVRWARNMALLNIAMMDAAISCWDAKYTYFNPRPSQVDPSIKTTTGTPNFPAYVSGHSTFSAAASTLLSYLIPSKELQFKAMALEASNSRMYGCIHYRSDCEKGLELGQKVGNIAIARAKSDGAE from the coding sequence ATGATGAATTGGCGGGTAATTGGAAAACTATATTATTAACAGCTCCTGATGAATTCCAGCTAGATGCTCCAATTGCAGCAAATACGCCCGCTTTTAATCGAGAAATAAATGAAATAAAAAGCTATCAAGAAAACATAACTGAAGATCAAAAAAGAATAATAAAATACTGGAGCGTTGGTGGTGTATTGCGTTGGAATGAAATCATGCGTACACTTGTGGCTCGCCATAATCGTCCACCTTATCAAAATGAAGACGGAACTTATCCTGTCCCATCTGGAGCAAATCCTTTTGCAAACCCACAGTTTCCATTCTCAAGTCCTCCTTATGCTGCAAGGTCATATGCGTATGTAAGTGCGGCACAATATGATGCCCTTATTGCAACTTGGTACTACAAAAAACTGTATAACAGAGCAGCACCATTCGCAGTAGATACAAATTTGCAAGTATTAATTCCAAAAAGTACTTTGCCATCTTATCCTTCAGAGGACGCAGTTTTGGCTGGAGTTACTGTAGAATTACTAAAATTATTGTTCCCTACGGAAATCGCTTATATTGATGGAAAAGCAGAGGAAGAAAAACTATATCGCATTATTTCTGGAGCAAATGTTCGCAGTGATATAGATGCAGGAATCAGTTTAGGTAGAAAAATTGCAGGCAAATTTATATCTAAAGCAACATCTGATGGTACTGGCGCAGCGATTGGAACACCTGAAATTTGGAAATCACTAGAAAACCAAGCCGTGGCAAAAGGAGAAATACCATGGAAGTCATTGGAATTTCCTGCTAGACCTCCTATGTTGCCCTTATTTGGTAAAGTCAAATCCTTCTTTATGACTCCAGAAATGGTGGTTGCTAACCGACCAATAGCCCCTCCATCAACACAATCTCCTCAGTTTGCTAAAGAGCTAGCTGAAATTAAAGACTTTAGTAAGAATCCAACAAGAAAAAATATGGCAATCGTTTCATTTTGGGCAGACGGCGTAGGCACTTACACCCCACCTGGTCACTGGAATGCTATTGCAACAGAAGCATTTGTACAAGAAAACTATAGTGAAGTACGATGGGCGAGAAACATGGCCTTATTAAATATCGCCATGATGGATGCCGCAATTTCTTGCTGGGATGCAAAATATACGTATTTCAACCCTAGGCCATCACAAGTAGATCCTTCGATAAAAACAACTACCGGAACACCCAATTTCCCAGCTTATGTTTCTGGTCATTCCACTTTTAGTGCTGCCGCATCAACATTGCTTTCTTATTTAATTCCTTCAAAAGAGCTACAATTTAAAGCAATGGCATTGGAAGCCTCAAATTCAAGAATGTATGGCTGTATTCACTATAGAAGTGATTGCGAAAAAGGATTAGAGTTAGGACAAAAAGTTGGAAATATCGCCATTGCTAGGGCAAAAAGTGATGGAGCTGAATAA
- a CDS encoding permease — translation MTTTTSYTNKENILKLLLLVSFLALFLSASRFQAEFKKVICIEGKCDKPHEHGQLGYHERFHIDTNDNFAVATIKGVANFWEANATGMTFAIIIGGAALSLLLSWKKFEELIQLKGIKGAAIGSVFGMPLNMCANCSAVTSVSVTSQKGSTEATLGIILGGALLNIIGIVTMFGIFNPAIVISRIIFSIIMILFVIPQISKLITKKEAIPVKSEVFEKISCYFPEKSIFQTLIKATEDWLIAVGTIAYKLIPLMIVGTLFTALFRAFFPNEVLHTILAYNPIVILIIVSFIGTMLSVPVLFEILLGTILLQLGFTNGVIAAMLFTAPSYGLFTVVLTKEKLGGYKIPALLIAITFIFGIGTGLLADYLTQLF, via the coding sequence ATGACAACTACTACCTCATACACAAACAAAGAAAACATCCTGAAACTACTATTATTAGTTAGTTTTCTTGCGCTATTTTTAAGCGCAAGCCGTTTTCAAGCTGAATTTAAAAAAGTAATCTGCATCGAAGGGAAATGCGATAAACCACACGAACATGGTCAATTAGGGTATCATGAACGATTTCATATCGATACAAATGATAATTTTGCAGTTGCAACTATAAAAGGGGTTGCCAATTTCTGGGAAGCAAATGCTACTGGAATGACCTTCGCAATTATTATAGGCGGTGCCGCCCTATCATTACTATTGTCTTGGAAAAAATTTGAAGAATTAATACAGTTAAAAGGAATAAAAGGAGCCGCTATAGGAAGTGTTTTTGGAATGCCTTTAAATATGTGTGCCAACTGTTCTGCTGTTACCAGTGTTAGCGTTACTTCTCAAAAGGGAAGCACTGAAGCAACACTAGGAATTATCCTCGGAGGTGCATTACTTAACATCATTGGGATCGTAACTATGTTTGGAATCTTTAATCCAGCTATTGTTATTTCAAGAATTATTTTTAGCATAATAATGATATTATTCGTTATTCCTCAAATATCAAAATTAATAACTAAAAAAGAAGCTATTCCCGTAAAAAGTGAAGTATTCGAAAAGATATCTTGTTATTTTCCAGAAAAATCAATATTTCAAACTTTAATAAAAGCCACCGAAGATTGGTTAATAGCCGTAGGCACTATCGCATACAAATTAATTCCTTTAATGATTGTTGGTACTCTATTCACAGCTCTTTTTAGAGCCTTTTTCCCAAATGAAGTACTACATACTATCTTGGCTTACAATCCAATTGTAATCTTGATAATTGTTTCTTTTATTGGAACTATGCTTTCAGTTCCTGTATTATTCGAAATTTTATTAGGAACTATATTATTGCAACTTGGCTTTACAAATGGTGTAATTGCGGCTATGCTATTTACCGCTCCTTCTTATGGCCTTTTCACAGTAGTATTAACAAAAGAAAAATTAGGGGGCTATAAAATTCCAGCACTATTAATAGCAATTACTTTTATTTTTGGAATTGGAACAGGATTATTAGCGGATTACTTAACTCAATTATTTTAA
- a CDS encoding F0F1 ATP synthase subunit epsilon, with the protein MILEIVSPEASLFKGEITSISVPGVDGSFQILNNHAPIVSLLQKGTVNITAPDFKFNKETAGLFSKVNDQNYTLAISSGTIEMKDNKVIVLVD; encoded by the coding sequence ATGATTTTAGAAATAGTATCACCAGAAGCATCATTGTTCAAAGGAGAAATAACTTCAATATCTGTACCTGGTGTTGATGGAAGTTTTCAAATTTTAAATAATCACGCTCCAATAGTTTCGTTGCTTCAAAAAGGAACTGTAAACATTACAGCACCGGATTTTAAGTTTAATAAAGAAACAGCAGGTTTATTCTCGAAAGTAAACGATCAGAATTATACGTTGGCTATTTCTTCTGGAACTATTGAAATGAAAGATAATAAAGTAATTGTATTAGTTGATTAG
- the atpD gene encoding F0F1 ATP synthase subunit beta, which translates to MSKVIGKVAQIIGPVVDVVFNGKDVELPKIYDSLEITKKDGTLLVLEVQSHIGENTVRTISMDSTDGLSRGYEVVGTGNPIQMPIGADVYGRLFNVIGDAIDGLPELPKTGVNGMSIHRQAPRFEDLSTSSEVLFTGIKVIDLIEPYSKGGKIGLFGGAGVGKTVLIQELINNIAKGHGGLSVFAGVGERTREGNDLLREMLESGIIKYGDEFMHSMENGGWDLSKVDLPGMRESKATFVFGQMNEPPGARARVALSGLSIAEYFRDGAGTDQGKDVLFFVDNIFRFTQAGSEVSALLGRMPSAVGYQPTLATEMGAMQERITSTNKGSITSVQAVYVPADDLTDPAPATTFAHLDATTVLSRKIAELGIYPAVDPLDSTSRILTPQILGNEHYDCAQRVKEILQKYKQLQDIIAILGMEELSEEDKLAVSRARRVQRFLSQPFHVAEQFTGLKGVLVDIKDTIKGFNMIIDGELDHLPESAFNLKGTIEEAIEAGEKMLAEA; encoded by the coding sequence ATGTCAAAAGTAATAGGAAAAGTTGCGCAAATCATTGGTCCAGTAGTTGATGTAGTTTTCAACGGTAAAGATGTTGAACTTCCAAAAATTTATGATTCATTAGAAATCACAAAAAAAGATGGTACTTTATTAGTACTTGAAGTACAATCTCACATTGGTGAAAACACAGTTCGTACCATTTCGATGGACTCAACAGATGGTTTGAGTAGAGGTTATGAAGTAGTTGGGACAGGAAATCCAATTCAAATGCCAATTGGTGCAGATGTTTACGGACGTTTGTTCAATGTAATTGGTGATGCAATTGATGGTTTACCTGAATTGCCAAAAACGGGTGTAAACGGAATGTCAATTCACCGTCAAGCTCCAAGATTCGAGGATTTATCAACTTCATCAGAAGTTTTATTCACAGGTATTAAAGTAATCGATTTAATTGAGCCTTACTCAAAAGGGGGTAAAATTGGATTGTTTGGTGGTGCAGGTGTTGGTAAAACAGTATTGATCCAAGAGTTGATTAACAATATAGCAAAAGGTCACGGTGGACTTTCAGTATTCGCAGGAGTAGGAGAAAGAACACGTGAAGGAAATGACTTACTTCGTGAGATGTTAGAGTCAGGAATTATAAAATACGGGGATGAATTCATGCACTCTATGGAAAATGGAGGATGGGATTTATCTAAAGTTGATTTACCAGGAATGAGAGAGTCTAAAGCTACTTTCGTTTTCGGACAAATGAATGAGCCACCAGGAGCTCGTGCTCGTGTAGCACTTTCTGGATTATCTATTGCGGAATATTTCCGTGACGGAGCTGGAACTGACCAAGGAAAAGATGTATTGTTCTTCGTGGATAATATCTTCCGTTTTACACAAGCGGGATCTGAGGTATCGGCACTTTTAGGTCGTATGCCATCTGCGGTAGGATACCAACCAACATTAGCTACAGAAATGGGAGCGATGCAAGAGCGTATCACATCTACAAACAAAGGATCTATTACATCTGTACAAGCGGTTTACGTACCTGCAGATGATTTAACGGATCCAGCACCAGCAACAACGTTTGCTCACCTTGATGCAACAACAGTATTGTCTCGTAAAATTGCTGAGTTAGGTATTTATCCAGCGGTAGATCCATTGGATTCTACTTCTCGTATCTTAACTCCTCAAATTTTAGGAAATGAGCACTACGATTGTGCACAAAGAGTAAAAGAGATTCTTCAAAAATACAAACAACTACAAGATATTATTGCGATTCTAGGTATGGAAGAATTATCTGAAGAAGATAAATTAGCCGTTTCTAGAGCACGTCGTGTGCAACGTTTCTTATCTCAACCTTTCCACGTTGCTGAGCAATTTACAGGATTGAAAGGTGTGTTAGTTGATATCAAAGATACTATCAAAGGATTTAATATGATTATTGACGGTGAATTAGATCACTTACCAGAATCAGCTTTTAACCTTAAAGGTACTATTGAAGAAGCTATTGAAGCAGGAGAAAAAATGTTGGCAGAAGCATAA
- a CDS encoding G-D-S-L family lipolytic protein: MIKNFKWLLLVSLTFVACNSDDSNTTPAEVPATSGSASFTKYVALGDSFAAGYSDGALFKKGQEGSYVNLLAQQFVEAGGGEFKTPYTSDNIGGLLLGGNVIAGVRLYFNGVGPVSVDGVPTTEVTTHLTGPFNNLGVPGAKSYHLVAPGYGNVAGVAIGAANPYFARFSTAAGTTVLADALVQAPTFFSLWIGGNDVLGFATSGGVGVDQTGNLNPATYGSNDITDPNVFASVYSGLVTNLTANGAKGVVANLPYITTLPYFTTVPYNPLTSKLLGSGSTAVGDATIGALNAQLYGPLKAALTAFGAGDRINLLSTTASNPLLIKDESLTNLSAQLTAAFTPTLGVATATFYGSVFGQARQANANDLVVLPTQSVIGTAPAGIPAPLNKFGITYPLQDKDVLIPTEVAMIKTATDAYNVTIKAIADSKGLAFVDTKTIMTQLSTGGIVSNSFTLTSTYVTGGAFSLDGVHPGPRGYALIANAFSDAINVKYSATLKKIDLGLYPIIYPKVIQ, translated from the coding sequence ATGATAAAAAATTTCAAATGGCTACTATTGGTTTCGTTGACCTTTGTGGCATGTAATAGTGACGATTCAAATACGACTCCTGCTGAAGTACCTGCAACTTCAGGCTCGGCAAGTTTTACAAAATATGTGGCATTGGGCGATTCATTTGCTGCGGGCTATAGTGATGGTGCGCTTTTCAAAAAAGGACAAGAAGGTTCTTATGTTAATCTATTAGCACAACAGTTTGTTGAAGCAGGTGGGGGGGAATTCAAAACACCTTATACTTCTGATAATATCGGTGGATTACTTCTAGGAGGTAATGTTATTGCCGGAGTTCGTTTGTATTTTAATGGTGTTGGTCCAGTTTCTGTTGATGGTGTTCCAACAACTGAAGTGACAACTCACTTAACTGGCCCTTTTAATAATTTAGGTGTTCCTGGGGCTAAAAGTTACCATTTAGTTGCACCTGGATACGGAAATGTTGCCGGTGTAGCTATAGGTGCAGCAAATCCTTATTTTGCAAGATTTTCAACTGCAGCTGGAACTACTGTTTTAGCGGACGCCTTAGTTCAAGCACCAACTTTCTTTTCTTTATGGATTGGAGGTAATGATGTATTGGGTTTTGCAACTTCTGGAGGTGTTGGTGTGGATCAAACGGGAAATTTGAATCCGGCTACTTATGGTAGTAATGATATTACTGACCCTAATGTTTTTGCAAGTGTATACTCAGGATTAGTTACTAATCTAACTGCTAATGGGGCAAAAGGGGTTGTCGCTAACTTACCTTATATTACAACGCTACCTTATTTTACAACGGTTCCTTATAATCCTTTAACTTCAAAACTTCTTGGTAGTGGAAGTACTGCTGTTGGGGACGCTACAATTGGGGCACTTAATGCGCAATTGTATGGGCCATTGAAAGCAGCTTTAACTGCTTTTGGTGCAGGTGATAGAATAAATTTATTATCTACGACGGCTTCAAATCCATTATTGATAAAAGATGAGTCTTTAACGAACTTATCAGCTCAATTAACTGCAGCATTCACACCTACATTAGGAGTGGCTACCGCTACTTTTTATGGAAGTGTTTTTGGACAAGCTCGTCAAGCAAATGCAAATGATTTAGTTGTCTTGCCAACCCAATCTGTAATTGGTACTGCTCCAGCTGGAATTCCAGCTCCTTTAAATAAATTTGGGATAACATATCCTTTACAAGATAAAGATGTATTAATTCCAACAGAAGTTGCGATGATTAAAACGGCTACAGATGCTTATAATGTAACGATAAAAGCAATTGCGGATTCAAAAGGTTTGGCATTTGTAGATACAAAGACAATAATGACTCAGTTGTCAACAGGAGGTATTGTAAGTAATAGTTTTACACTAACATCAACTTATGTGACAGGTGGGGCTTTTTCTCTTGATGGAGTACATCCTGGTCCTAGAGGATATGCATTGATAGCAAATGCTTTTAGTGATGCTATAAATGTTAAATATTCTGCCACGTTGAAGAAGATTGATTTAGGTCTTTATCCAATAATTTATCCAAAAGTAATTCAATAA
- a CDS encoding TonB-dependent receptor — MRAYLLFLSLFFCSISFAQNSISGSVADSNGQPIIGANIKIVGEDIGSVSDIDGKFILSSSKKPPYTIEVTSVGFISKKVNISSNNQKVNLVLKEEDNLLNEIVVSASRTPERVLESPVTIERMGVADIKKSASATFYDGLENLKEVQMNTSSLSFKSINTRGFATVANTRFMQLVDGMDNSSPLLNFVLGNMIGVSEIDVQSVELLPGASSALYGANAFNGILFMNSKSPFTSPGITAYAKFGQTSQKAAGNNDYVDYGIRMAHAFSPKLAAKANFTYMHGTDWYATNYNDKTVAGRDRSHVNYDGINVYGDEVSTNIKGVGQSLAGLGLIPASAVNLLPNYNVSRTGYNETDLTDNKASNTKIDFSLHYRPFGNENLEVILQSKFGFGNAVYQGANRYYLNDFFMQQHKLEIKGKNFYVRGYTTTEDGGKSYDMLFTGINVNRVWKDDKTWFGQYAGAYVQSTLAGMTPENAHKIARQTADTGRLIPGTPEFKAAFNQVISGESVLTGSKLVDNSKVYHSDANYNFKDVIKFAEIQVGGSYRQYQLNSHGRIYTDADGPIYYNEYGAYTQLTKKMIDDRLKFTGSVRYDKSKNFDGNVSPRVSFVYSGGESRRHNFRASFQTGFRNPSTQDQYIGFNVGSAILLGSAPDNLTRYSETLPVATAVGQALAGGQNVVMTGLNAYNNSYTASSVAAFSALAASNPVAGSALLRKTNVNYVKPEQVKAFELGYRSFIRDVSIDINGYYNIYNDFIGNLNVVAPYYGTAQDAPNPLAADAGAQSLHALQNGNYRAYQLYTNTNVEIKSLGFGLGLSKKVYRDFEVGVNYNYAEFNFDQAKDPSFEAGFNTPKHRVKASFGNEKLFENFGFNISGRWNSEYLWQSTMVDGMIDAATVIDAQINYNFPKLKSTLKIGAANIGGKEYAQVLGAGLIGQQYFASWTINP; from the coding sequence ATGAGAGCTTATTTACTTTTTTTGTCATTGTTTTTTTGTAGCATTAGTTTTGCTCAAAATTCAATTTCGGGTTCGGTAGCTGACAGTAATGGCCAACCTATTATTGGAGCTAATATTAAAATTGTTGGAGAAGACATCGGTTCTGTTTCAGATATTGATGGAAAATTCATCTTAAGTTCTTCAAAAAAGCCTCCTTATACGATCGAGGTTACAAGTGTTGGTTTTATTTCCAAAAAAGTAAATATTTCATCAAATAATCAAAAAGTAAATCTTGTGCTCAAAGAAGAGGATAATTTACTTAATGAAATTGTTGTTTCTGCTTCAAGAACTCCAGAGCGTGTATTAGAATCTCCGGTAACTATTGAAAGAATGGGTGTTGCGGATATTAAAAAATCAGCCTCAGCGACTTTTTACGATGGTTTAGAAAACTTAAAAGAAGTTCAAATGAATACAAGTAGTTTGTCTTTTAAGTCAATTAACACGCGTGGTTTTGCAACAGTTGCGAATACCCGTTTTATGCAGTTAGTCGATGGAATGGATAATTCATCTCCTTTGTTAAACTTTGTTCTTGGTAACATGATTGGTGTTTCGGAGATTGATGTTCAAAGTGTAGAGCTTTTACCAGGTGCTTCTTCTGCATTGTATGGTGCTAATGCTTTTAACGGAATTTTATTCATGAATAGTAAAAGTCCATTCACTAGTCCTGGAATCACAGCTTATGCAAAATTTGGACAAACAAGTCAAAAAGCGGCAGGGAATAACGATTATGTAGATTATGGAATTCGCATGGCGCATGCTTTTAGTCCTAAATTGGCGGCAAAAGCTAATTTCACGTACATGCATGGTACGGATTGGTATGCTACTAATTATAATGACAAAACCGTTGCTGGAAGAGATAGAAGTCATGTTAATTATGATGGTATAAATGTATATGGTGATGAAGTTTCTACAAATATAAAAGGTGTTGGTCAATCCCTTGCTGGTTTAGGTTTGATACCTGCATCTGCAGTTAATTTACTTCCTAATTATAATGTAAGTAGAACGGGGTATAATGAAACTGATCTTACGGATAATAAAGCGAGTAATACTAAAATTGATTTTTCACTTCATTATAGACCTTTTGGGAATGAAAACTTAGAAGTTATTTTGCAAAGTAAATTTGGTTTTGGTAATGCTGTTTATCAAGGAGCAAATAGGTATTATTTGAATGACTTTTTTATGCAACAGCATAAATTAGAGATTAAAGGAAAGAATTTTTATGTAAGAGGGTATACTACAACTGAAGATGGTGGTAAATCATATGATATGCTATTTACAGGGATTAATGTCAATAGAGTGTGGAAAGACGATAAAACATGGTTTGGACAATATGCAGGAGCTTATGTTCAATCTACATTAGCAGGTATGACTCCTGAAAATGCTCATAAAATAGCGAGACAAACGGCAGACACTGGAAGATTAATCCCAGGTACTCCTGAGTTTAAGGCTGCATTCAATCAAGTTATTTCAGGTGAAAGTGTGCTTACAGGATCTAAATTAGTTGATAATTCTAAAGTATATCATTCAGATGCAAATTATAACTTTAAAGATGTCATCAAATTTGCAGAAATTCAAGTTGGAGGTTCATACAGACAATATCAATTGAATTCTCATGGAAGAATTTATACAGATGCTGATGGTCCTATTTATTATAACGAATATGGAGCGTATACGCAGTTGACTAAAAAAATGATAGATGACCGTTTAAAATTTACTGGATCTGTTCGTTACGATAAATCAAAAAATTTCGACGGAAATGTATCTCCTAGAGTTTCATTTGTTTATTCAGGTGGAGAAAGTAGAAGACATAATTTCAGAGCTTCATTTCAAACTGGTTTTAGAAATCCATCAACACAAGATCAATACATTGGATTTAATGTAGGAAGCGCCATATTACTTGGATCAGCTCCAGACAACTTAACAAGATATAGCGAGACTTTACCAGTTGCTACTGCAGTTGGACAAGCTTTGGCTGGTGGTCAAAACGTTGTTATGACTGGATTAAATGCATATAATAATTCTTATACAGCTAGTTCTGTAGCTGCTTTTAGTGCATTGGCAGCAAGTAACCCTGTTGCAGGTTCTGCATTATTAAGAAAAACAAATGTAAATTATGTAAAACCAGAGCAGGTTAAAGCATTTGAATTAGGATATCGTTCATTTATTCGTGATGTGTCAATCGATATTAATGGGTATTATAATATTTATAATGATTTTATTGGAAACTTGAATGTTGTGGCTCCTTATTACGGAACAGCACAAGACGCTCCAAATCCATTAGCTGCGGATGCCGGTGCGCAATCATTACACGCACTTCAAAACGGAAATTATAGAGCATACCAATTGTATACCAATACGAATGTTGAAATCAAATCGCTAGGTTTTGGTTTGGGCCTTTCTAAAAAAGTATACAGAGATTTCGAAGTAGGTGTTAATTACAACTATGCTGAATTTAATTTTGACCAAGCTAAAGATCCAAGTTTTGAAGCTGGATTTAATACTCCAAAACATAGAGTAAAAGCATCATTTGGTAATGAGAAATTATTTGAAAATTTCGGTTTCAATATTAGTGGAAGATGGAATAGTGAGTATTTATGGCAATCAACAATGGTTGATGGTATGATCGATGCCGCTACAGTAATTGACGCTCAAATTAATTATAACTTCCCAAAATTGAAATCTACATTAAAAATTGGAGCAGCAAATATTGGTGGTAAAGAATATGCTCAAGTATTAGGTGCCGGTTTAATTGGGCAACAATATTTTGCTTCTTGGACAATCAATCCGTAA
- the glmS gene encoding glutamine--fructose-6-phosphate transaminase (isomerizing) translates to MCGIVGYIGYREAYPIVIKGLKRLEYRGYDSAGVMIYDGEAIKLCKTKGKVVDLEAKASKEMSTNGTIGIGHTRWATHGVPNDVNSHPHLSNSGDLVIIHNGIIENYAPLKEELVKRGYVFYSDTDTEVLVNLIEEVQKKENIKLGKAVQIALNQVVGAYAIAVFDKKNPDEIVAARLGSPLAIGIGEGEYFIASDASPFIEYTSNAVYLEDGEMANIMLHKKMKVRKIKDDSLVDPYIQELQMNLEQIEKGGYDHFMLKEIYEQPSVIKDTYRGRLHPNEGIIQMSGVEDNLEKFLNADRIIIVACGTSWHAGLVAEYIFEEFARISVEVEYASEFRYRNPIINSKDVVIAISQSGETADTMAAIKLAKENGAFVFGVCNAVGSSISRESHAGAYTHAGPEIGVASTKAFTTQITVLTMIALRLAKAKGTLSLSDFHMYLQELELIPVKVKEALETNDRAKEIAAIFKDAPNCLYLGRGYNFPVALEGALKLKEISYIHAEGYPAAEMKHGPIALIDEHMPVVVIAPKQGHYDKIVSNIQEIKSRSGKIIAVVTKGDTQVRDLADYVIEIPETSDALSPLITTIPLQLLSYHIAVMRGCNVDQPRNLAKSVTVE, encoded by the coding sequence ATGTGTGGAATTGTTGGATATATAGGTTATAGAGAGGCTTATCCTATTGTTATAAAAGGATTAAAAAGGCTTGAATATAGAGGGTATGATAGTGCTGGTGTCATGATTTATGATGGAGAAGCTATTAAACTATGTAAAACTAAAGGCAAAGTGGTGGATTTGGAAGCAAAAGCTTCTAAAGAAATGTCTACTAATGGAACAATTGGTATTGGACATACGCGTTGGGCTACTCACGGTGTGCCAAATGATGTAAACTCTCATCCGCATCTTTCTAATTCAGGGGATTTAGTAATAATTCATAATGGGATTATTGAAAACTATGCTCCTCTAAAAGAAGAATTAGTTAAAAGAGGATATGTTTTTTATTCAGATACAGATACTGAGGTATTAGTAAATCTAATAGAAGAGGTACAAAAAAAAGAAAATATAAAACTAGGAAAAGCAGTTCAAATCGCATTAAACCAAGTAGTTGGTGCTTATGCAATTGCGGTATTCGACAAGAAAAATCCTGATGAAATTGTTGCGGCTCGTTTAGGTAGTCCTTTAGCAATTGGTATTGGGGAAGGAGAATATTTTATTGCATCCGATGCCTCACCATTTATTGAATATACTTCTAATGCTGTTTATTTAGAAGATGGGGAGATGGCAAATATCATGTTGCATAAGAAGATGAAAGTAAGAAAAATCAAAGATGATTCTTTGGTGGATCCTTATATTCAAGAACTTCAAATGAATTTGGAACAAATTGAAAAAGGAGGTTACGATCACTTTATGTTAAAAGAGATTTATGAGCAACCAAGCGTAATCAAAGATACATATAGAGGTAGGTTGCATCCCAATGAAGGTATTATTCAAATGTCAGGTGTTGAAGATAATTTAGAGAAGTTTTTAAACGCTGATAGAATTATTATTGTAGCATGTGGTACTTCATGGCATGCAGGCTTAGTTGCAGAATATATTTTTGAAGAATTTGCTAGAATATCTGTCGAAGTAGAATATGCTTCTGAATTTAGATATAGAAATCCAATAATAAATAGTAAAGACGTTGTTATCGCTATATCTCAATCTGGAGAAACAGCAGATACGATGGCGGCAATTAAATTAGCTAAAGAAAATGGTGCTTTTGTATTTGGAGTTTGTAATGCAGTAGGTTCCTCTATTTCAAGAGAATCTCACGCTGGTGCTTATACACATGCAGGGCCTGAAATTGGTGTTGCTTCGACTAAAGCATTTACAACACAAATTACAGTATTGACAATGATTGCGCTTCGTTTAGCTAAAGCAAAAGGAACATTGTCTCTTTCTGATTTTCATATGTATTTGCAAGAATTAGAATTGATTCCTGTGAAAGTAAAAGAAGCATTGGAAACTAATGATCGAGCTAAAGAAATTGCAGCTATTTTTAAAGATGCACCCAATTGTCTTTATTTAGGTAGAGGATATAATTTTCCAGTTGCATTAGAAGGCGCTTTGAAGTTAAAAGAGATTTCATACATTCATGCTGAGGGTTATCCGGCAGCAGAAATGAAACATGGTCCAATCGCTTTAATAGATGAGCATATGCCGGTAGTTGTAATTGCTCCTAAACAAGGTCATTACGATAAAATAGTAAGTAATATTCAAGAGATTAAATCTAGAAGTGGTAAAATTATCGCTGTTGTTACGAAAGGGGATACTCAAGTTCGTGATTTAGCGGATTATGTTATCGAAATTCCTGAAACATCAGATGCTTTATCTCCATTGATTACCACAATTCCATTGCAGCTTTTGTCTTATCATATTGCGGTTATGCGAGGTTGCAATGTTGACCAGCCAAGAAACTTAGCTAAGTCGGTTACGGTCGAATAA